One stretch of Rhipicephalus sanguineus isolate Rsan-2018 chromosome 10, BIME_Rsan_1.4, whole genome shotgun sequence DNA includes these proteins:
- the LOC119372236 gene encoding nascent polypeptide-associated complex subunit alpha, muscle-specific form yields the protein MPCPESRRSSSARSRHQDWGPEGFCEGPHELGPSEWEDEFGSLPYRPGPPGFRGMERGPFPSGEYPGENMRDPDLGGYDERPPKSSSRDRGYPCPREFQERGREMSGIPPYEDHPPHSPGSGRRPFTEGYSEGQGPPRFSSYQQPLPGPMGQEERRPFQGVGPRDVGLKHDVPPFDKRPMMPLKDEARPPLPNHPKGMATEQAAESGYRNIHANPENPWPNLRTTGCRDQPAASGYSGSSLGKERLPGGPEKAMGGIQARSAPLAPPPQPPFPAFSGRPSSSVDMSQQCHRTPPAASRCDGPPGARGPPEPRPLHADKFRSESAAPLPGSNGEMQPRSAVTPSGNGVSQTPGIPHTQPAATDKYPQRAQVAPCVTGTPQPPQSKDTQSVTADQQRQHSPAAPRAGSVSQAPQSGHLPPVTADQQRQQQTVTTCASDVSQAAQSANLPPVKAEQQRQRPPLAPLSSSVSQTTQSLQLPAAQADLQWQRPAVTASATSVPETAQGTPHTPVKADQQRQRPPVTSSVSSVAETAAAAPDSAMQKSPSAPESKDEPPASSTASHSPVEERPGGIEDRKGQRPISFPLPKGKLEQLASQVLRPNPLEKGPRAPTIGSIQSQVSTQSSNEKQLSGSSDKQRPVLSQGSSGTKQSKGPTASLASQQPTANTSTTASAQQPIPAPPLPPSQLTSQTFFTTGQLAQASTGNPAPGSLSTPGTTEVRPPMMTAYPQQFFPMTYMPIPFAQERYMTPPQQSLSGSTPPGSYGYQQKQATALETKHHPPLSSPFLNTAAGQLPASVPGPVPSTPTPSYFTTPQDPVVTDVQEPTASPLPLRAQVHSTSAGQGQPRLPTAGQQKIAEKGMPPQREEQGVTKGGQPPVCDPKQDRPGGDDLSNTKDAACKSVPKLSTSNIKKCSSDVEMIDADEDNTGTRGKEDAKVAIGGTVQPSKTLTVDQSVTKDDTAQKAPLNKQVIQSKNETADAEKRRPEPTSKESASTAGETKVLEDEAYPKKPVCFMMRELALKRQEASMKDQDAELKDAEKLPQSQQPLAKEPNAKAPKEEGSLMAEKDVLYGPRPPTVEEISAKTKNTLVHDKTSNIKSSPGNKAALYDQEVSSSTPETAVAGSSKQSNERELDTSGVPRGSTEKTAEAESMRRDDMKPAEKIEPATSRKNEDSSDERSGHSSERSSRTNEDSYRRRSSKRRRTYSSSDGKYEDDDSDVENTNDGVCLSGRGNEGQVFGIPVVFKAISTTRTFWNIRGGQVARELEEVVGDNVVNQKINRAGFLCVNVATAADAVKLLNLKRLGGAEVESVIPSMYLRHEAKIRGVPYHYTNEKLAELFADVGVLSARRQLTVKRMHDGTYEEFPRSSVVLTFKPDATLPRTLELDNEKFIVEEYIEAPLQCFKCLRFGHTSRACVSVSRCKNCGARYCDEECERRTPMCANCFGPHQATYVGCPRRREVAFASLWKRTFDLNAL from the coding sequence ATGCCGTGCCCGGAAAGCAGACGGAGTAGTTCGGCTCGGAGTCGGCATCAAGACTGGGGTCCTGAGGGTTTTTGTGAAGGACCCCACGAGCTCGGACCTTCAGAATGGGAAGATGAATTTGGTTCCTTGCCTTACCGTCCGGGACCACCTGGCTTCAGAGGCATGGAAAGGGGGCCATTCCCGTCCGGGGAATATCCTGGTGAAAATATGCGCGATCCTGACCTAGGCGGCTACGACGAAAGACCTCCAAAGAGTTCCAGTCGCGACCGCGGTTACCCCTGCCCCCGCGAATTCCAAGAACGTGGGAGAGAAATGTCGGGTATCCCACCTTACGAGGACCACCCGCCCCATTCCCCAGGTTCGGGACGTCGCCCTTTCACAGAGGGCTATTCAGAAGGGCAAGGCCCACCACGGTTTTCTTCATACCAACAACCACTGCCCGGTCCCATGGGCCAGGAAGAGCGCAGACCCTTTCAAGGCGTCGGTCCTCGTGACGTCGGTTTGAAACATGACGTCCCGCCGTTCGACAAACGACCGATGATGCCACTCAAAGATGAAGCGCGCCCTCCGCTGCCAAATCATCCGAAAGGCATGGCAACGGAGCAAGCTGCTGAGAGTGGCTACAGAAATATTCACGCAAATCCTGAGAATCCGTGGCCTAACCTTCGCACCACTGGCTGCAGAGACCAGCCTGCTGCCTCGGGTTACAGTGGATCATCATTGGGCAAGGAAAGGTTACCTGGGGGGCCGGAAAAAGCTATGGGTGGTATTCAGGCCCGGTCAGCTCCGCTCGCTCCTCCCCCGCAGCCCCCTTTTCCAGCGTTCTCTGGGCGACCATCCTCAAGCGTGGATATGTCGCAACAATGTCACCGAACACCCCCGGCCGCTTCAAGGTGCGACGGCCCACCAGGCGCTAGAGGGCCGCCGGAACCACGGCCGTTGCATGCAGATAAGTTTAGAAGTGAAAGTGCAGCGCCTCTTCCTGGTTCCAACGGAGAAATGCAGCCGCGTTCTGCGGTTACTCCATCTGGAAATGGCGTTTCACAAACGCCAGGAATTCCGCACACTCAGCCTGCTGCAACCGACAAGTACCCACAGCGAGCTCAGGTTGCTCCGTGCGTAACCGGCACACCGCAACCACCACAATCTAAAGACACTCAGTCAGTTACAGCCGACCAACAGCGTCAGCACTCTCCGGCTGCTCCACGCGCAGGAAGCGTCTCACAAGCACCGCAAAGTGGACACCTTCCGCCTGTCACAGCCGACCAGCAACGGCAGCAACAGACAGTTACTACATGTGCAAGTGACGTCTCACAAGCCGCACAAAGCGCAAACCTTCCGCCTGTTAAAGCTGAACAACAGCGCCAGCGTCCTCCATTAGCTCCATTATCAAGCAGCGTCTCACAGACCACACAAAGTTTACAGCTACCAGCTGCTCAAGCTGACCTACAGTGGCAGCGTCCTGCTGTTACTGCATCTGCAACCAGCGTTCCAGAAACAGCACAAGGCACACCTCATACGCCTGTTAAAGCCGACCAACAGCGGCAGCGGCCCCCGGTAACTTCATCTGTGAGCAGCGTTGCagaaacagcggctgcagcgccTGACTCTGCAATGCAAAAGTCCCCTTCGGCGCCTGAAAGCAAAGATGAACCGCCTGCCTCATCGACAGCGTCGCATAGTCCTGTAGAGGAGCGACCAGGCGGCATCGAAGACCGCAAAGGACAGCGTCCTATCAGCTTTCCGCTTCCGAAAGGCAAATTGGAACAACTAGCAAGTCAAGTATTGCGTCCAAATCCTTTAGAAAAAGGACCACGAGCTCCAACCATCGGATCGATTCAAAGTCAAGTGAGCACCCAAAGTAGTAACGAGAAACAGTTATCTGGTTCTTCGGATAAACAGCGTCCCGTACTTTCGCAAGGGTCCTCCGGGACCAAGCAGAGTAAGGGGCCCACTGCTTCGCTCGCATCTCAGCAGCCTACTGCAAACACTTCTACTACGGCTTCAGCCCAGCAGCCAATTCCGGCACCCCCATTGCCGCCGTCACAGCTCACGTCACAAACGTTCTTCACGACCGGTCAGCTAGCACAAGCATCCACTGGCAACCCGGCGCCGGGCAGCTTGAGCACGCCCGGAACGACCGAAGTGCGGCCTCCGATGATGACCGCCTACCCGCAGCAGTTCTTCCCTATGACTTACATGCCTATTCCTTTTGCGCAAGAACGCTACATGACGCCTCCTCAACAGTCATTATCAGGTTCAACTCCTCCTGGCAGTTATGGCTATCAACAGAAGCAAGCCACTGCCCTTGAGACAAAGCACCACCCTCCACTATCTTCACCGTTCCTCAACACAGCAGCAGGCCAGCTCCCGGCCAGCGTACCAGGACCAGTGCCGTCTACTCCAACTCCGAGCTACTTCACTACGCCTCAGGACCCAGTCGTAACGGACGTTCAAGAACCAACAGCTAGCCCTCTGCCACTCCGTGCCCAAGTGCATTCCACTTCCGCGGGTCAGGGCCAGCCCCGACTTCCCACTGCCGGTCAGCAGAAAATAGCTGAGAAGGGAATGCCCCCTCAGCGAGAAGAACAAGGAGTCACCAAGGGGGGACAACCACCGGTGTGTGACCCTAAACAAGATCGACCTGGAGGAGATGACTTAAGCAATACAAAAGACGCAGCATGTAAATCGGTTCCTAAGTTATCCACATCCAATATCAAAAAGTGCAGCTCGGACGTTGAAATGATTGATGCCGATGAAGACAATACCGGTACACGTGGGAAAGAGGATGCGAAAGTCGCTATAGGAGGCACAGTGCAGCCGTCTAAGACGCTTACGGTTGACCAAAGCGTGACGAAAGATGACACAGCTCAAAAAGCCCCGCTTAATAAACAGGTCATTCAGAGTAAAAACGAGACTGCTGACGCGGAAAAACGGCGGCCAGAACCGACGAGCAAAGAAAGTGCATCGACGGCTGGTGAAACGAAGGTTCTTGAAGATGAGGCGTACCCCAAAAAGCCGGTATGTTTCATGATGCGTGAATTGGCATTGAAAAGGCAAGAAGCTTCAATGAAAGACCAGGACGCTGAACTGAAAGACGCAGAAAAGTTGCCGCAAAGCCAGCAGCCTTTAGCAAAAGAGCCGAATGCTAAGGCACCGAAGGAGGAGGGTTCGCTAATGGCAGAAAAAGACGTCCTTTATGGGCCGCGGCCACCTACTGTCGAAGAGATCAGCGCGAAAACTAAAAACACTTTGGTCCATGATAAGACCAGCAACATTAAATCGAGCCCAGGCAATAAAGCCGCCCTATACGACCAGGAAGTGTCATCTTCTACTCCTGAGACCGCAGTCGCAGGGTCTTCCAAGCAGAGTAACGAGAGAGAGCTAGATACTAGTGGAGTGCCAAGAGGTAGTACTGAGAAGACAGCCGAGGCTGAGTCGATGCGTCGAGACGACATGAAGCCCGCGGAAAAGATAGAGCCTGCGACGAGCAGGAAGAACGAGGACAGCTCGGACGAAAGGTCTGGACACTCGTCCGAGAGGAGTTCGAGGACGAACGAGGACTCGTACCGACGACGCTCCTCGAAAAGACGCCGGACTTACAGTAGCTCCGACGGCAAGTACGAAGACGACGACTCCGACGTGGAGAATACCAACGATGGCGTTTGTCTGTCCGGGCGCGGTAACGAAGGTCAGGTCTTCGGCATTCCGGTCGTCTTCAAGGCCATAAGTACGACCCGCACCTTCTGGAACATTCGCGGAGGGCAGGTGGCGCGCGAACTAGAAGAGGTCGTCGGCGACAACGTCGTCAACCAGAAGATCAACCGCGCGGGCTTCCTCTGCGTCAACGTGGCCACGGCCGCGGACGCCGTCAAGCTCCTCAACCTGAAGAGACTCGGCGGGGCCGAAGTGGAGTCTGTCATTCCCAGCATGTACCTGAGGCACGAAGCCAAGATCCGAGGCGTTCCCTACCACTACACCAACGAAAAGCTGGCTGAGCTCTTCGCGGACGTGGGCGTGCTGAGTGCGAGGCGGCAGCTTACGGTCAAGCGAATGCACGACGGCACGTACGAGGAGTTCCCGCGTAGCAGCGTCGTGCTCACGTTCAAGCCGGACGCCACGCTTCCCAGGACGCTCGAACTGGACAACGAGAAGTTCATCGTGGAAGAGTACATCGAAGCCCCGTTGCAGTGCTTCAAGTGCCTGCGTTTCGGCCACACTTCGCGTGCCTGCGTGTCCGTGAGCAGGTGCAAGAACTGCGGCGCCCGCTACTGCGACGAGGAATGCGAACGCAGGACCCCCATGTGCGCCAACTGCTTCGggcctcaccaggccacatacgTCGGCTGCCCCAGGCGACGCGAGGTCGCATTCGCCAGCTTGTGGAAGAGGACCTTCGACTTAAACGCTCTTTGA